One genomic segment of Arachis duranensis cultivar V14167 chromosome 4, aradu.V14167.gnm2.J7QH, whole genome shotgun sequence includes these proteins:
- the LOC107486048 gene encoding MDIS1-interacting receptor like kinase 2 isoform X2 has product MSRKNLLIFLFYVLVKLSCVALAASDEKNEEANALLKWKTTLDNKSQLILSSWNNGTSPCRWKGIQCDKSKSITTMNIENFGLKGTLHTLTFSSFPNLLSINIYNNLFHGTIPPQIGNLSRVNQLNLSKNFFEGSIPREIFTLTSLHGLDLFECHLSDQIPESIGNLANLTYLDFGNNNLSGHIPTGIGKLVNLEYLSFIDNYHLSGSIPMEIGMMTNLHTIDFSSNTLSGAIPPTIGNLSNLQQLYLSNNTLSGSIPPSIWNMSNLTLLYLNSNNLSGSIPASIENLANLDSLALDNNHFSGSIPSTLGNLTKLFELYLGFNNFSGPIPASIGNLINLNYLSFHTNNLYGTVPETIGNLKGLNMLELATNKFNGTLPQGINNLTSLNTLSVSNNIFIGHLPTQICSGGLLSYFNAENNHFTGSVPRSLKSCSNIARLTLQGNQLEGDIAEIFGIYPNSVHIDLSDNKFYGQISPNWGKSHNLQNLYMSNNNISGAIPPQIVEATNLGRLRLSSNQLNGKIPKELGNMKNLFELSISNNHLSGNIPPEIGSLKNLTILHLAGNELSGNIPREVMQLPKLVELNLSINRLEGSIPSGIASLKPLSSLDLSNNLLNGTIPRWLGDLTQLNFLNLSHNDLSGNIPSSFDGMSALISVNISHNQLEGPLPNNQAFLNAPIWSLISNKGLCANNVTGLEGCTKKHSLKMVLFLIFGALALALCLLGVSMYILCRRGRKREVKEVQSKEHFSIWSHDGKMAFETIIEATNNFDDKYLIGNGGQGSIYKAELPSGMVVAVKKLHEKTAIGEETYNLKAFENEIKALTEMKHRNMIKLYGFCQHSRFSFLVYKYLEGGSLDQVLRDEAEASKFDWGKRVNVIKGVANALSYMHHDCIPPILHGDISSKNVLLDSEYEAHVSDFGTAKFLKPDSSWTTLVVTYGYGAPELAQTMEVTEKSDVYSFGVLCLEILMGKHPGDLINSLLSPTTASVTYNLLLVDVMDQRPPHPKNSIVEEIMWITKWALECLRQSPQSRPSMHQISKELMMGKSPLANHQFPMIRIGQLIEEGSGSALT; this is encoded by the exons ATGTCGAGAAAAAATCTCTTAATATTCCTCTTCTATGTCCTTGTGAAACTCTCTTGTGTGGCTTTAGCTGCAAGtgatgagaagaatgaagaagcaAATGCACTCTTAAAGTGGAAGACCACCCTTGATAACAAAAGCCAACTTATCTTGTCATCTTGGAACAACGGCACAAGTCCATGCAGATGGAAAGGAATTCAGTGTGACAAATCAAAGTCAATCACAACCATGaacattgaaaattttggaCTCAAAGGTACACTCCACACTCTCACCTTCTCTTCATTCCCAAACCTCCTCAGCATAAACATATACAACAACTTGTTCCATGGAACCATTCCCCCACAGATTGGTAACTTGTCCAGAGTTAATCAATTGAACTTGTCCAAAAATTTCTTTGAAGGTTCCATTCCTAGAGAGATCTTCACCTTGACAAGTCTCCACGGGCTTGATCTTTTCGAATGCCATCTAAGTGACCAAATCCCTGAGTCCATAGGAAATTTGGCCAACTTAACATATCTAGATTTTGGAAACAACAATCTTTCTGGCCACATTCCTACTGGGATTGGCAAATTGGTCAACCTTGAGTATCTTTCTTTCATAGATAATTATCATCTTTCTGGTTCCATTCCAATGGAAATAGGAATGATGACAAACCTTCATACGATTGATTTCTCAAGCAACACTCTCTCTGGGGCTATCCCTCCTACCATTGGTAACTTGAGCAATTTGCAACAATTATACCTTTCTAATAACACACTCTCTGGGTCAATTCCACCCTCCATCTGGAACATGTCTAACTTGACCTTGTTATATCTTAATAGCAATAACCTTTCTGGATCCATCCCTGCTTCCATAGAAAACTTAGCCAACTTAGATTCCCTTGCACTTGATAACAATCACTTTTCTGGATCCATTCCTTCCACATTGGGAAACTTGACAAAGCTCTTCGAATTATACCTCGGCTTTAATAATTTTTCTGGACCAATTCCTGCCTCTATAGGTAATCTGATCAATTTGAATTACTTGAGCTTCCATACAAACAACCTCTATGGAACTGTCCCTGAAACAATTGGAAACTTGAAAGGCCTCAATATGCTAGAATTGGCCACCAACAAGTTTAATGGCACCCTTCCACAGGGCATTAATAACTTGACAAGTTTGAACACCCTTTCCGTGTCCAATAACATTTTCATTGGCCATTTGCCAACTCAAATCTGCTCAGGTGGATTACTCTCATACTTCAATGCTGAGAACAACCATTTTACTGGATCAGTGCCAAGAAGTTTGAAGAGTTGCTCTAACATTGCTAGACTCACATTACAGGGAAACCAGTTGGAAGGTGACATTGCAGAAATTTTCGGCATATATCCGAATTCAGTACATATTGATCTGAGTGATAACAAGTTTTATGGTCAGATTTCACCAAACTGGGGAAAGAGCCATAACCTTCAGAACTTGTACATGTCCAACAACAATATTTCTGGTGCTATACCACCACAAATTGTTGAGGCTACTAATCTGGGTAGGCTTCGCCTTTCTTCAAACCAACTGAATGGAAAGATTCCAAAGGAACTAGGGAAtatgaaaaacttgtttgaactCAGTATCAGTAACAATCATCTCTCAGGAAACATTCCACCAGAAATAGGATCATTGAAGAATCTGACAATCTTGCACCTAGCAGGAAATGAGTTGAGCGGCAACATACCAAGAGAAGTTATGCAGTTACCCAAATTGGTTGAATTGAACTTGAGCATCAACAGACTAGAGGGAAGCATCCCCTCTGGCATTGCTTCATTGAAacctctctcttctcttgatcttagcAACAATTTGTTGAATGGAACAATACCAAGGTGGCTTGGAGATCTGACGCAATTGAACTTCTTGAACCTCTCTCACAATGATCTCTCTGGCAATATTCCATCCAGTTTTGATGGCATGTCAGCCTTGATTTCTGTCAACATATCACACAACCAGTTAGAAGGGCCGCTTCCAAACAATCAAGCTTTTCTTAATGCTCCAATTTGGTCCTTGATTAGTAACAAAGGCTTGTGTGCTAACAATGTCACCGGCTTGGAGGGATGCACAAAGAAGCATAGCCTGAAGATGGTATTGTTTCTTATCTTTGGAGCACTTGCTCTAGCACTTTGTTTGTTAGGTGTTTCAATGTATATTCTTTGCAGAAGAGGCAGAAAGAGAGAAGTTAAAGAAGTGCAATCAAAAGAGCACTTTTCCATATGGAGCCATGATGGGAAAATGGCATTTGAAACAATCATTGAAGCTACCAATAATTTTGATGACAAATATCTCATTGGAAATGGAGGGCAAGGATCTATTTACAAGGCTGAGTTGCCTTCAGGTATGGTTGTTGCAGTGAAGAAGCTTCATGAGAAGACTGCTATTGGGGAGGAGACATACAATTTGAAAGCATTTGAGAATGAAATCAAAGCATTGACAGAAATGAAGCACCGCAACATGATAAAGCTATATGGGTTTTGCCAACATTCACGGTTCTCATTTTTGGTTTATAAGTACTTGGAAGGTGGAAGCTTGGATCAAGTGCTAAGAGATGAAGCGGAAGCAAGTAAATTTGATTGGGGAAAGAGGGTGAATGTGATTAAAGGAGTTGCTAATGCTCTATCATATATGCATCATGATTGCATACCTCCTATACTTCATGGCGACATATCGAGCAAGAATGTCCTTTTGGATTCAGAATATGAAGCTCATGTCTCTGATTTTGGGACAGCTAAGTTTCTTAAGCCGGATTCAAGTTGGACAACACTTGTAGTCACCTATGGATACGGAGCTCCTG AGCTAGCTCAGACTATGGAAGTGACAGAGAAAAGTGATGTATATAGCTTTGGAGTGCTTTGTTTGGAGATCCTCATGGGAAAGCATCCAGGAGATTTGATCAACTCATTGTTGTCGCCAACAACAGCATCAGTAACATACAATTTGTTATTGGTTGATGTGATGGATCAGAGGCCACCCCATCCTAAGAATTCAATTGTTGAGGAAATCATGTGGATCACAAAGTGGGCACTTGAGTGCTTGAGACAAAGTCCACAATCTCGACCAAGCATGCATCAGATTTCTAAAGAGCTTATGATGGGAAAGTCACCTTTAGCTAATCACCAGTTTCCTATGATCAGAATTGGGCAACTCATTGAAGAAGGATCGGGGAGTGCACTTACGTGA